From one Thalassoroseus pseudoceratinae genomic stretch:
- a CDS encoding 5-formyltetrahydrofolate cyclo-ligase: MPDSSQRSLKSTLRKQIQTARAALPDRESRSRSIHDRWIQSELHRDSQAVVCYVNVRSEVATRDVINSLWQAEKRVAVPYCVERHLELTWITSWTDLTAGRFGILEPTPQLRTDPLRCPPIDELDVVLVPGVAFDFHGGRLGHGQGFYDRLLSRLPQRTMLVGVAFDCQIVSHVPAEPHDIPMHFILTESTLHDCRSDSIG; encoded by the coding sequence GTGCCCGACAGTTCGCAGCGAAGTTTGAAATCGACTTTGCGGAAGCAAATCCAGACCGCCCGTGCGGCACTGCCGGATCGCGAATCGCGAAGTCGGTCGATTCACGATCGGTGGATCCAATCCGAACTCCACCGCGATTCCCAGGCGGTCGTATGCTACGTTAACGTGCGGAGCGAAGTGGCCACGCGGGATGTGATCAATTCATTGTGGCAAGCGGAAAAGCGGGTGGCGGTCCCGTACTGTGTGGAACGTCATCTGGAGTTGACCTGGATCACGTCGTGGACGGATCTCACAGCCGGACGTTTCGGCATCCTGGAACCGACTCCGCAATTGCGAACCGATCCGCTCCGATGTCCGCCGATCGACGAGTTGGATGTGGTCCTCGTTCCTGGCGTAGCGTTCGACTTCCACGGCGGACGGTTAGGACACGGCCAGGGATTCTACGATCGTTTGCTCTCGCGATTGCCCCAGCGGACGATGCTCGTCGGTGTCGCGTTTGATTGTCAGATCGTTTCACACGTTCCAGCCGAACCGCACGACATCCCCATGCACTTCATCCTCACCGAATCAACTCTCCACGATTGCCGGTCGGATTCCATCGGGTAG
- a CDS encoding DUF6268 family outer membrane beta-barrel protein yields MSEVRQTKLILSARRMVILCVAVIGLQSQPAISQDSDDGSSSVRLASLPTENTLEETLPPSSIEGQFATSGDLEPPRSVFSQLKRFRPLVNAEAEWLPSTGGFGISSYGAAIKVPMYPIFGPPPPLIQFRYERTDFQSPSELGLPDDVLDLVVGISWVRRINDRWTVRTMGSVAFASDGDNTSSDAWQFRGGAFAMYSRDPAWIWTVGVIALGRNDLPAVPAVGLIWQPSDSFKLDLILPRPRMNFLLLDGPSRQCWGYLGGGFSGGTWAFERGDGQHDQLTYGDWRLVVGVESVPRVVPGVPFQRGHKIGLEVGYSFARDLEFQSDRPTISLDDTALLQATISF; encoded by the coding sequence ATGAGCGAAGTTCGGCAAACCAAGCTCATTTTGTCTGCGAGACGCATGGTGATTCTGTGTGTAGCAGTCATTGGTTTGCAGTCTCAGCCAGCGATCTCTCAAGATTCGGATGATGGATCGTCGTCGGTGCGTTTGGCTTCACTTCCTACGGAAAACACACTTGAGGAGACATTGCCACCGTCTTCGATTGAAGGCCAATTTGCGACTTCTGGTGATCTTGAACCACCTCGAAGTGTGTTCAGTCAACTCAAGCGGTTTCGGCCCCTCGTGAATGCGGAAGCGGAGTGGTTGCCGTCGACGGGAGGATTTGGAATATCCTCGTACGGGGCGGCGATCAAAGTTCCGATGTATCCCATCTTCGGTCCACCGCCGCCGCTCATTCAATTTCGATATGAACGCACCGATTTTCAGTCACCAAGTGAATTGGGACTTCCCGATGACGTGTTGGATTTGGTGGTGGGGATATCTTGGGTGCGTCGGATCAACGACCGTTGGACCGTGCGAACGATGGGAAGTGTCGCTTTCGCCAGTGACGGTGACAACACGTCCAGCGATGCATGGCAGTTTCGAGGTGGGGCATTCGCGATGTACTCCCGCGATCCCGCCTGGATTTGGACCGTCGGTGTGATTGCCTTGGGACGAAACGATCTGCCGGCCGTTCCTGCGGTGGGGTTGATTTGGCAACCGAGTGATTCGTTCAAGCTCGATCTGATACTTCCACGACCGAGAATGAACTTTCTTCTCCTCGATGGACCCAGCCGACAGTGTTGGGGCTATTTGGGCGGCGGGTTCAGCGGAGGAACTTGGGCGTTCGAACGTGGGGATGGACAACACGATCAACTGACGTACGGCGACTGGCGTTTGGTGGTGGGCGTGGAGTCCGTCCCCCGGGTCGTGCCGGGCGTGCCGTTCCAACGAGGTCACAAGATCGGTCTGGAAGTGGGCTATTCCTTTGCAAGAGATCTCGAATTCCAAAGCGATCGCCCAACGATTTCCCTCGACGACACCGCCCTCTTGCAAGCCACGATTTCGTTCTGA